TCCAGTATCGTGTGTCGACCATCTGCAATGTTGATGGAATGGTTTTATTTAATCGCGAGAAACGAACAAATAATCACTGGATTACCAAAACGTCGACATTTCTAAGGTCGGTTGTCTGTCGAATAACAACGTTGTGAAGTTGGTGACTTCCGAACCCAAGGAAGACTGCAGGTGTCATCGCTCCCTTCCATTTCTCCAGTAACATTTCCTTGATTGACATTCCTTCCATCAGATCATATGAGTGCAGCGTTCAGCCCTTCGTTTATGATGATGCAGCGCCCACTGGGAAGCACCACTGCTTTCAGTATCGACTCTCTGATCGGCGGTCCCCCTCAGCCCAGCCCGGGACACTTCGTCTACACCGGTTACCCCATGTTCATGCCGTACCGGTCAGTGGTGCTCCCACCGCACCCTCCGCCGCCCCCTGCCCTGCCCCAGTCCGCCCTGCAGCAGGGGCTCTCGGCTACCCATCCGCACCACCAGATCCCCAGCCTCCAGAACTCTTTCTGCTCTAGCCTGGCTCAGGGCATGGCGCTCACCTCCACCCTGATGGCCAGCCTGCCTGGAGGGTTCTCGGCTTCACAGCAGCACCAGGAGGCGGCGAGGAAGTTCGGTTCGCAGTCTCTCCACGCCGCCTTCAATAAATCTCAGGACATTCGTTTGGATGGGGATGACGGAAAGACATTTCTAGGAAAGGAGTCCGCGACGCTCCCCTCCTCCTACCACGACTCAGAGCCATTGCAGTCATCCACAGGTACAGTAAACTCTGTTTTGTCTGGACTCTGCTGGACAGGGTGACTATGTTTGGGATGTGTGGCTGTCTTGTGCTTGGacgcactaactgtaagtcactctgaacaagagcgtctgctaaatgactaaaatgtcaccTAATGTTCTTGGATAAATTAGATATTATTTGTAAGTTGTAAAAGAGAAGTTCAAAGCGAACACTCGTATTTATTAGGcctattataaaaataaataaataaataaataatagtgCACATTTGCGAGGTTCCTTATAAGAAGTAATTCGAACTCTAAACTTTATCTCATTAATTATGCTATTAGGCCTATTAGCTAACGGACCAATATTATCAATAGACCTACGTCATCAATGTACAAAAAAAGGACCCAAGTGCCATTTGAGGATAACGTATAAGTTCTACTCCCTCAGTGTTGGCGTAGGCTATATCCTGTGCATTTCACATCAAATGACAACGATTAAAGTATAGTGATAGAAAGTGGCAGTTGCCCCTGAGTGAaaaatgtcttctttttttttttaaacaaattctTTACATGGACgcttacatattttgtcttgaGAAGCTTGACGTGATATCCGCATATCAAATACGTTTATTTCAGTCTTTTCAATGAATAGTGCCTGGGGGCAAACTAAATGACTAAATTTGCCTATTTTAATTGAAGGATGGGAAAGCGCCTGCAGTATTTGAATGTCCATAAAACTGTGATCAGAATTCAAAGCCGACCGAGTCATTTATATGAGGGTCTGTATGTATTATGAAAGCCGACCGAGTCATTTATATGAGGGTCTATATGTATTATGACATACATGTAAGAAACACTTTAACTCCGGAAGTGCGTTTAAGATATTGTATAATATAAATCAATTGATTTTGTCTCTAAAATGAATGGAATTATAGTAAGCGCGAGGCCTATTTCATACATGATGTGTCATGATTACAGCCGATAGGCCTAATTCGATAAATATTTACTTAAATATATGTTTACTAAAATAACTTTCACTTCACTTAAATACGTCCAGATACATAATATAATTTGTTCctaatttgctccataatataaTAGGCTGTTGTTTTCCTCTAACACAATATGTAAAGTCTACTCGTGGGTTTTTACTCATGGAACGAAATGTTGATACAATACACACAACGTTAGTGATTAATCAAATGTAGAAGAAAAGTTGCTTGTTTTTTTAAagcaaaatatttatttaaaagtGTAATTGTGGTTATCCATTATATAAACTCATAAACGGTCGCATATCAGTCCATTATAGGTTACACATTGTCATTTACTTTTCTATTTTGAGGTCAATAtaacctaaactaacctgttctATTTCCTTACCCACACAGCCAGAACCCACGGCAAAGAAGACCCGAAAGAGGACGAATGTAATAGAAGAGATGAGAGCTTCTCAATGGACAGCGATTTAGACTACAGCTCCGACGACAACATGACGGGTAACTCGATGTGTCAGAAAGATGATGGGGAGGGTAACGTGGATGAGGGCGTCCACGGGTCCAACGGCACTGCCAGCACCACGTCTACCGGTAAGAACCGGCGGCGGAGAACGGCGTTCACGAGCGAGCAGCTCTTGGAACTGGAGAAGGAGTTCCATTGTAAGAAGTACCTGTCTTTAACGGAACGCTCTCAGATTGCGCATGCCTTGAAACTCAGCGAAGTTCAAGTCAAGATCTGGTTCCAGAACCGGAGGGCCAAGTGGAAGCGCGTAAAGGCTGGTAACGTCAATTCCAAAACCGGCGAGCCCTCTAGGAACCCTAAAATCGTGGTGCCTATCCCTGTGCACGTCAGCCGGTTTGCAATAAGGAGTCAGCACCAACAGTTAGAGCAAGCCAGACCGTAACATGTCTTTATGTTAAACCGATGGACGAAATACACATTAAGTTAATAACCCGGTTTAAAACAGAAAAACAGCACACACGTTATTTTGGAATTGGACTACTGATAATCACACACCAACTTTATCCTTTGGTGAGTCTTTGTAAATCTTTGTAAGACAGAGGAGAGCAAATGAATTGATGGTACATTGCTTTTCCTCTGCATTACTGCTGAATCGATCCACTGATGGTAAACTGATTAAATACCAAGACAAAAAACTCAAAAATGGTGACATATGTATCACCTTGGTTACGAGTGTAAATACCGAGATGGACCATAACTATAACCACCATGGGACCAAATTGAGGACATTACAACAAGACAACAATACATCCAATTGTACATTTCCGAGATATTGATTAAAAATATAACCTACTTTTACGTCTGTTAGATTTTCTTTGAGGTTTGTGCTGCCGATTCTGAAGGACCTTGCTTGTATTATTGTTGTTTTTGCAGCAGGCGCAAATCAGATCAGAATGAACAGCTTTGTCCCAAAAGGAGCACTTTTATCATTTCTCATTTTATCATCCCCCCCAAACCACATATTGTACACGTAGCCTACAAATATGCTCAGACATCTCAACCATCAATCATCTCCAAAAAGCAAAGAGTGGCCCTGTAAAACCATCCTACTTCTGTTCTCAGTTTGAGTTTGTTTCCATTGTTTCATTCCATGGTTGCTTGAATGATTTTTCTTCATTGTGACTTTTTCAACAGTCAAGGAGCACGCTGCTAATTTATTTAATATTGTGCAAAAAGTAACTAACATTCCATGACTTATTGAGTAAATAATAAAGTGTGCATTAAAGATGAACCATTAGCAATTGTCAACAATTTGTCAGTTTGTTTATTGTCATTCCATTTTTGTGCAATTCTATTTGAATTTGAAATCTTTAGCGAAATTACGCATGCGCGGGTTTACAGGTGCTTTCTTGAGTGCT
This genomic interval from Oncorhynchus kisutch isolate 150728-3 unplaced genomic scaffold, Okis_V2 scaffold1055, whole genome shotgun sequence contains the following:
- the LOC109885157 gene encoding homeobox protein GBX-2 produces the protein MSAAFSPSFMMMQRPLGSTTAFSIDSLIGGPPQPSPGHFVYTGYPMFMPYRSVVLPPHPPPPPALPQSALQQGLSATHPHHQIPSLQNSFCSSLAQGMALTSTLMASLPGGFSASQQHQEAARKFGSQSLHAAFNKSQDIRLDGDDGKTFLGKESATLPSSYHDSEPLQSSTARTHGKEDPKEDECNRRDESFSMDSDLDYSSDDNMTGNSMCQKDDGEGNVDEGVHGSNGTASTTSTGKNRRRRTAFTSEQLLELEKEFHCKKYLSLTERSQIAHALKLSEVQVKIWFQNRRAKWKRVKAGNVNSKTGEPSRNPKIVVPIPVHVSRFAIRSQHQQLEQARP